The Monomorium pharaonis isolate MP-MQ-018 chromosome 5, ASM1337386v2, whole genome shotgun sequence genome segment caattaagataaataaatcttttcgtCAATAACTTCTTATTTCTGTTGACAGTGGGAGAGCTCGGAGTCGGACTTTTCGGACACTGAGGACTCAAATGAGTTAGGGGCCAACGTGGGCCCCGAGGTCGCCACGATGGACACTATAGACAGTGTCAACAAACGACAAGCCACCCGTGTCTTCAAGAAGTCCAGTCTCAATGGCAAGATCACGGTTTATCTTGGCAAGAGAGATTTCGTCGATCACATCACACATGTCGATCCTATTGGCACGTATCCATCATAATAACCTACGCGCTTTCAaaagaataatgtataaattctgTTAATAGATACAGTTGCGTTGTATATAAATACGTATATGAACAGTTTTCCAATATAACGATTTCGTGAAAATGAATATTTCCCTcggaattttatattgaaagatatttttataaatttcagacGGGGTCGTCTTGATCGACCCTGACTACATAAAGGACCGAAAAGTGTTCGGTCATGTTCTCGCGGCATTTAAGTACGGGAGGGAGGATTTGGATGTTCTCGGGCTGACCTTTCGTAAGGACCTCTATCTAGCAGCAGAACAGATTTACCCGGTATTACAAGGATCTCAGCCCCCCAGAGAGCTGACGCGACTGCAGGAGAGGTTGATCAAGAAGCTTGGCAGCAATGCGTACCCCTTTTACTTCGAGTTACCACCCCACTGTCCCGCTTCGGTCACTCTACAACCGGCGCCTGGTGATACCGGCAAACCCTGTGGTGTCGATTACGAACTGAAGGCATTCGTAGGCGAAACGCAAGACGACAAACCGCACAAACGGTACGAATTCCTTAATTCGTTAAAAaaggttatttttttaagaagcaatttttcaaaataaaataaatttgatatgaaaaattctcatgtagaaatattttgatattgttaAAGCGGCAACTAATctgttcaattattttatcataattaaatcGATGAAATTGATTCAACTCGTAGGAGCTGCGTGAGGTTGGCGATCAGGAAGATTATGTACGCGCCATCGAAACAAGGGGAGCAGCCCTCGGTAGAGGTCAGCAAAGAGTTTATGATGTCCCCGAACAAGCTACATCTGGAAGCCTCCCTCGATAAGGAGCTGTATCACCATGGCGAAAATATAGCTGTGAACGTGCACATAGCAAACAATAGCAACCGGACtgtgaaaaagataaaagtgtCGGTTAGACAGTTCGCGGATATCTGCCTGTTTTCCACGGCGCAGTACAAGTGCACCGTCGCCGAGGCCGAGAGCGAGTGAGTATTCCCTAACTAATTATCATCGATTCTTTACCGAAAGACAAAGAGATCGCACCCCGCGTTGTAACAAACATAATGTGATTTAAAAAGCCGTTTTGATGACAACACCAAACGTAAAtttcaaagttaaattttcGTTACAAATATCTCTTAACGTTGGTATCATCgagtcattaaaaatttttaatacaattattttttaaattaaatttctcaaggaatagagagaaaataattgtttaacgttcaataaaaatttccttAACTTACAAATTATGATCATTCTCAAGAACCGCTTTTTAATCATCAACTACATAAAAACAGCCTTAGGTTTGAGTtaacactttttaatttaataagctGTTAGTTTCAAACAGTTTGTAATCCAAACGACAAATTTAGCGCTTTTAATGgtctaaaatttaatgatcTATGGTACAAGCATCATTcgaaatataatagatatagaTAACGGCGGGTCTCTGGCGATTGTGACCAGCTTAAACTACGTCAAAGTTTTTTAGCGATTAAACACACGGTGAGCGCGATAACACGCGATAAACAGGACTGAGACGCGAGcaggaaaataaaattattgcactgGCAGTATAGGGGTAGCGCCAGGATTCACCCTGAGTAAGGTGTTTTCTCTAAGGCCGACGCTTGCTGAGAACAAAGACAAGCGGGGTCTTGCTCTAGATGGTCAGCTTAAACATGAGGACACCAATCTCGCGTCTAGTACAATGTGAGTGCGAGATTAAGAGCTCGCTATTTCCCTCATTACTCTCTCACCTCTTCCGCCggatactaaaaaaaaaaaaaagagagagatgacGGAGGTTGGAAATCGATCAAATAAACAGTGATAAATATCTTGTGGCAAATGTCCGGATTTTAAAGAGA includes the following:
- the LOC105838204 gene encoding beta-arrestin-2 isoform X5; the protein is MKELGENMIEWESSESDFSDTEDSNELGANVGPEVATMDTIDSVNKRQATRVFKKSSLNGKITVYLGKRDFVDHITHVDPIDGVVLIDPDYIKDRKVFGHVLAAFKYGREDLDVLGLTFRKDLYLAAEQIYPVLQGSQPPRELTRLQERLIKKLGSNAYPFYFELPPHCPASVTLQPAPGDTGKPCGVDYELKAFVGETQDDKPHKRSCVRLAIRKIMYAPSKQGEQPSVEVSKEFMMSPNKLHLEASLDKELYHHGENIAVNVHIANNSNRTVKKIKVSVRQFADICLFSTAQYKCTVAEAESDVVDPAQRENLGIIVQYKVKVKLCLGALGGELVAELPFILMHPKPEEEEPVPSTARPSPTHKTDSGEVPLDTNLIQLDTEADGDDDIIFEDFARLRLKGETEA
- the LOC105838204 gene encoding beta-arrestin-1 isoform X3, with translation MKELGENMIEWESSESDFSDTEDSNELGANVGPEVATMDTIDSVNKRQATRVFKKSSLNGKITVYLGKRDFVDHITHVDPIDGVVLIDPDYIKDRKVFGHVLAAFKYGREDLDVLGLTFRKDLYLAAEQIYPVLQGSQPPRELTRLQERLIKKLGSNAYPFYFELPPHCPASVTLQPAPGDTGKPCGVDYELKAFVGETQDDKPHKRSCVRLAIRKIMYAPSKQGEQPSVEVSKEFMMSPNKLHLEASLDKELYHHGENIAVNVHIANNSNRTVKKIKVSVRQFADICLFSTAQYKCTVAEAESEEGCPVGPGFTLSKVFTLTPLLANNKDKWGLALDGQLKHEDTNLASSTLVVDPAQRENLGIIVQYKVKVKLCLGALGGELVAELPFILMHPKPEEEEPVPSTARPSPTHKTDSGEVPLDTNLIQLDTEADGDDDIIFEDFARLRLKGETEA
- the LOC105838204 gene encoding beta-arrestin-1 isoform X1 — encoded protein: MKELGENMIEWESSESDFSDTEDSNELGANVGPEVATMDTIDSVNKRQATRVFKKSSLNGKITVYLGKRDFVDHITHVDPIDGVVLIDPDYIKDRKVFGHVLAAFKYGREDLDVLGLTFRKDLYLAAEQIYPVLQGSQPPRELTRLQERLIKKLGSNAYPFYFELPPHCPASVTLQPAPGDTGKPCGVDYELKAFVGETQDDKPHKRSCVRLAIRKIMYAPSKQGEQPSVEVSKEFMMSPNKLHLEASLDKELYHHGENIAVNVHIANNSNRTVKKIKVSVRQFADICLFSTAQYKCTVAEAESDIGVAPGFTLSKVFSLRPTLAENKDKRGLALDGQLKHEDTNLASSTMEGCPVGPGFTLSKVFTLTPLLANNKDKWGLALDGQLKHEDTNLASSTLVVDPAQRENLGIIVQYKVKVKLCLGALGGELVAELPFILMHPKPEEEEPVPSTARPSPTHKTDSGEVPLDTNLIQLDTEADGDDDIIFEDFARLRLKGETEA
- the LOC105838204 gene encoding beta-arrestin-2 isoform X4, whose amino-acid sequence is MKELGENMIEWESSESDFSDTEDSNELGANVGPEVATMDTIDSVNKRQATRVFKKSSLNGKITVYLGKRDFVDHITHVDPIDGVVLIDPDYIKDRKVFGHVLAAFKYGREDLDVLGLTFRKDLYLAAEQIYPVLQGSQPPRELTRLQERLIKKLGSNAYPFYFELPPHCPASVTLQPAPGDTGKPCGVDYELKAFVGETQDDKPHKRSCVRLAIRKIMYAPSKQGEQPSVEVSKEFMMSPNKLHLEASLDKELYHHGENIAVNVHIANNSNRTVKKIKVSVRQFADICLFSTAQYKCTVAEAESDIGVAPGFTLSKVFSLRPTLAENKDKRGLALDGQLKHEDTNLASSTIVVDPAQRENLGIIVQYKVKVKLCLGALGGELVAELPFILMHPKPEEEEPVPSTARPSPTHKTDSGEVPLDTNLIQLDTEADGDDDIIFEDFARLRLKGETEA
- the LOC105838204 gene encoding beta-arrestin-1 isoform X2, with amino-acid sequence MDTIDSVNKRQATRVFKKSSLNGKITVYLGKRDFVDHITHVDPIDGVVLIDPDYIKDRKVFGHVLAAFKYGREDLDVLGLTFRKDLYLAAEQIYPVLQGSQPPRELTRLQERLIKKLGSNAYPFYFELPPHCPASVTLQPAPGDTGKPCGVDYELKAFVGETQDDKPHKRSCVRLAIRKIMYAPSKQGEQPSVEVSKEFMMSPNKLHLEASLDKELYHHGENIAVNVHIANNSNRTVKKIKVSVRQFADICLFSTAQYKCTVAEAESDIGVAPGFTLSKVFSLRPTLAENKDKRGLALDGQLKHEDTNLASSTMEGCPVGPGFTLSKVFTLTPLLANNKDKWGLALDGQLKHEDTNLASSTLVVDPAQRENLGIIVQYKVKVKLCLGALGGELVAELPFILMHPKPEEEEPVPSTARPSPTHKTDSGEVPLDTNLIQLDTEADGDDDIIFEDFARLRLKGETEA